One Vitis vinifera cultivar Pinot Noir 40024 chromosome 15, ASM3070453v1 genomic window, AGGGAAAGAGCCCGAAAAGTGATTGAAATGGTCAAGCCCAGCAGTTTTGTGCTTTCCCTCCCCTGATCAGAGTACAGTTGGGTTAAAATCTTAATAAGTTGAAGAGCTTTCTTCAGGAGAGATGGTGATGAACATCCTCAGTCCCTGAGACTTTGGGCTCTGAGAAGTTGTTGCAACTTGCAAGGAAAAGGGGAAATGTgtctttgaaattttcattttacttgTCCTTCATTAAATCCTTAATTTAATTAGGCATGTTAAGCTCTtcttaagttttaaaatcaGCTAATGAATATCAATCAAATTTAACTTTCCAGCATTTGGATAGTTTTCTTTAGACTTTACACTTTTGGCATGTGGTTTATGCTAAGGAAACTGAATATGTTCAACATTTTCTCTGAAGTTCTTATTACCTCCCAGCGTACTGTGAAGCATTATTAAAATATCTTTGAAATTTATGTTaccttttttataatataatttttttaaaaaaatacttaatattgaaaatggtttttttgagaatttattttgaaaataatattgatttttagaacaattttcaaatgtttttaggtttttttagaatattcataaaaatgtaaagaaatattatgaatttttttataatatacagtatttatattaaaaaaaattgaagattatttttaaaaaatatttctaaaaatctattaaactgtttttaaaaatcatttttacaactttagtcttttaacacttgaaattctTATTTGGATTTGCACTCAAACCCCTGGAAGAAGACCTCTAAAATGTAAACAGAAGATCAATCTTCCATCCATTGTGCTTTGGAAATGTTGGCGGTGGCTACTGGAAGtagaaatgaatatatttttggCAATATATTCCGAGAAAGCTACCGGTTGATCTGTTCCAATATTTCATtgcttcataatttttatttttttttcaattggaCATTTGCAAtagaattttccattttcttttccgcTCAGTCTTTTGGAAAGTTTCAAGGGTTCCCTGTTAAGGAGAGGTTTCAAGAATCCATTTTCTTTTCGTCCAAACAGACCCCTACAAGATCAAAACCTCCTCCCTCTTTATCTTGAAACTTTGGAAAAAGACGTGTCTTTTCTCTGCGAAGAAACGGAGAAAATGAGTGCAGCTCTCACGGTGTCATCGAAACAATCAAAGCTCCTTCGTTTCCTTAGACCCCAAACCCCTCCAAACCTCTCCTCCCTCCTCCGCCACCTCTCCGCCGAGCCCGACCACCATCCACCAGCCCCGCCGCCACAAAATGATTCGTCGTCGGTCGTCAACCTTGTTGTAGAACTGCTCCAAACCACCGACAATGACTGGAACGAAGACAAACTCCACCAACTCCTCTTCCCCACTACCAGCCCTCCGCCCCCTCCTCACAATCTCCTCCAAATCACTCGCCTTTTGGGCTCCACCGCCAAAGCTCTCAAATTCTTTAACTGGGTCCAAGCCAATTCGCCATGTCAAGACTCACCATTGCTATCTTTCACACTGGAAGCCGTTTTCGAGCACGCTAGCCGCGAACCTAACTCGCATAATAAGCTATTAGACCTCTTCAAAACGTCTAAGAGCCATAAGATTCCACTCTCTGTCAATGCCGCAACCCTTCTAATTCGATGCTTTGGAAGAGCGCAAATGGTTGATGAATCGTTTCTCGTGTATAATGAACTGTGCCCGTCTCGTAGATTGACGCATATAAGGAATATTTTGATTGATGTGTTATTCCGAAAGGGCCGTGTCGATGATGCTCTCCACCTGCTCGATGAAATGCTACAACCAAAGGCTGAGTTTCCGCCTAATAGCAACACTGGGCATATTGTTTTTAGTGCATTATCGAAGAGGGACAAGGTTGGGAGAGCGGTGGATGAAGAGGAAATTGTTGGGTTGGTGTCAAAATTTGCTGAGCATGAAGTCTTTCCAAATTCTATTTGGTTAACACAATTGATTAGCAGGTTGTGTAGGAGTGGCAGGACTGATCGAGCTTGGGATGTTCTGCATGGGCTGATGAAATTGGGGGGTGTTATGGAAGCTGCTTCTTGCAATGCTCTATTGACAGCGTTGGGGAGGGCTCGGGAGTTCAAGAGGATGAACACCCTTTTGGCAGAGATGAAGGAAATGGATATTCAGCCCAATGTTGTGACTTTTGGGATTCTTATCAATCATCTTTGCAAGTTTCGAAGGGTAGACGAGGCACTGGAGGTGTTTGAGAAGATGAATGGAGGAGAAAGTAACGGGTTTTTGGTTGAACCGGATGTGATCACTTACAACACTCTGATTGATGGACTTTGCAAAGTGGGGAGGCAAGAAGAAGGCTTGGGTTTGGTGGAAAGAATGAGATCACAGCCAAGATGCATGCCTAATACCGTGACATACAATTGCCTGATCGATGGGTACTGCAAAGCCAGCATGATCGAGGCAGCTCGGGAACTTTTTGATCAGATGAACAAGGATGGGGTTCCACCAAATGTGGTCACGCTCAATACCTTGGTTGATGGCATGTGCAAGCATGGGAGAATCAATGGTGCTGTTGAGTTCTTTAATGAAATGCAAGGGAAGGGGCTGAAAGGGAATGCAGTCACTTACACTGCCTTGATTAGAGCTTTTTGTAATGTAAACAATATTGAAAAGGCGATGGAGTTGTTTGATGAAATGTTGGAAGCTGGATGCTCCCCAGATGCAATTGTGTATTACACCTTGATCTCTGGTTTGAGTCAAGCTGGAAAGTTAGATAGAGCAAGCTTTGTTCTGTCAAAGATGAAAGAAGCCGGGTTCTCCCCTGATATTGTGAGCTTCAATGTTCTGATTAATGGGTTCTGCAGGAAGAATAAATTGGATGAAGCTTATGAGATGCTCAAGGAAATGGAAAACGCTGGCATCAAGCCTGATGGTGTCACATACAATACTCTGATTTCCCATTTCAGCAAGACCGGAGATTTTTCAACTGCCCATAGATTGATGAAAAAGATGGTGAAGGAGGGTCTTGTACCAACTGTTGTTACTTATGGAGCACTGATTCATGCATATTGCTTGAATGGCAATCTCGATGAAGCCATGAAAATTTTCAGAGACATGAGTTCTACTTCCAAGGTTCCACCCAACACTGTCATATACAATATCTTGATAAACTCTTTGTGCAGGAAAAACCAAGTAGACCTTGCCCTTTCTCTGATGGATGATATGAAAGTTAAAGGGGTGAAGCCAAATACAAACACATTCAATGCCATGTTCAAAGGCCTTCAGGAGAAGAATTGGTTGAGCAAAGCATTTGAACTGATGGATAGAATGACAGAACATGCTTGTAACCCTGACTACATAACCATGGAGATCCTCACAGAATGGCTTTCTGCAGTTGGTGAAACAGCAAAACTGAAGAGTTTTGTCCAAGGATACGAAGTTTCCGCTTCTGCTGCATAGCCTGCTGTGGCATCTGTGGAAAGGAGAGCATCGGCTTTGGggaaatggaagaaaacaaagaCTACTACAGCTTCTGCATTAATGGCTTCTGGGCTCATTTTGGAATCTCTGTTTGGCTCCACACAGAACATTAATTGAAGGCCTGCAGTGCTCACCGGAGCATTTGTCCGATTGCAAGTTGTTGCATTGTCCTTAGCAGACATGTTTGTGGGATTCCTTCTTTTCCTTCTGAACCAACTTAAACAAAGGGAGATAATCATTTTTTGGGGACAgcattttttctaagttatatTCAACTTTAGAATTTCTCAGGTTTCAAGTTTATGTGATTGAGAACCTGACAATAAGCAATAGATGGATTGTACCAAAACAGTTTGTGCTAAATCAATGTTGAAGTTGAAAAATGCccgaaaaattccttcactttctGTGGATCTGGTGCTGCATTAATATCTTTCTAGTTATCATCATTTATGGGGTGGAATCGTAAAGGTAGATGAACAATAAGGCTGCATTTATATGGTAAACAAAGATATTGCCCCCTCTGCAGCCCTAAAATGGCTAGAAAAATATCTATTCTTGTTCGTGTTATCCTAATTTTCCCATGTTGGAGTTGGACCTCATGTACCCACAAAAAAATGAGGAGGCAAacgaaaaaaaattcattcaaaaaatCATATGGGTTTGTTTGGtgagaaaaatgaataatgTCTCTAAAAAGGTTCTTTCAAAATATACCATCACTTGATAATTAATTGTGGGGTTGAACAACATAATTAATAAATGGACTTAAAAACCCTAATAATTGGCGAaagaaaagaggagaaaaaaaaaaaaagatgatgatgatgatgatgatgaatgaATATTGGTTAAGAagcatttttatttactatgcATCCACAAACAAGGAAAAGCAATGGAAGTCTTTTTTCCTCTACAAGACTCTCTGTAATGGAGGTGAGGTTTACAAAGGCACAAAGCATTTTGGGAGAGATTCtaccaaatgcttccaaaacccatctctctttcttttctctctctacgctttctctttctctctctaaaaagacaaaaagatggGAAAAGTGAGTATTTAGCAAATGCATCATCACTAGTCAGAATCAAACTAGCTTTTCCGGCAGCCCTCAGATCCCGCCGGCGGCTGTTGCAGCATTGTTGGCCAGCCAAGGAATGGGGAAGCTGGGCGGGAAGTGATCGGGGAAGCAGTCTCCGGTGACTTGTTCGGCGAGTTCCTCCAACCCCATGAAGAAATCGTCGTCCACGGCCGTGTCGGAGAACCCCAGCTCGTCGTCTTCCTCGTCTTCCACCAAATCTTTGCTCTGCACGCTTGTGCTTTGCTGTACAAGCTCATCGTCCGCGGAAGTCGCCGGCGAGGAACATGCGGGTTTGGCCGAGGGTTTTACGGCGTCAGCGGAGGCGGTGGTGGTGGCTGCTGCAGGAGGGGTCACCGGCTTCTGGCGGGTGCTTCCGGCGAGAGAGTTCCTGTGGGTGGGCATAGGGTGGTTGTGCTCTGCTGTGTAGGTGACGATGAACATATCTGGGTCGGATCTGTTTCGCTCCACCTGTTTTCGGGCCAAACACCCCTTTGAACTGCTACATCTGTAATAACCCCTGTTGATCAAACATCAAAAACACTTCATTCAATCTCTAGACCCATGAAAAACCATTggaaaaaaaggttaaaaaatggtgaaaatctCAGACACCCACCTTGGATATGGAGAACCTTTGATGGGTTTTTGCCCATACTTTCTCCAAGCCCACATGTCGGAAGACAACCCCTCAGCTGGTATGTGACAAACCTTCTTCATCTGATTCTTTCTGTGAAACACAACTAGTTTAACCAATGGGTATTTGCCAGAATTCTgatcatcaaaaccaaaaatcACTACAAAATTTACCTTCGCTTGGATCTTGGGCTCTGAGAATGCGTAGTGGAGGGCACAGAGCTTGCATGAGAGTGCTTTGAGGGTGGTGGGTCTTGCTTCTGTTGCTGCTGAATTTGGTGGGTTTGATCACTGAATCCTCCTCCTAGAACAGAGAGAGAAGATATGGGTATAGTCCGGGGAGAGATAGGCTGAGATTTGGGGAAGAAGGGTCTGCAAAGATCATGCAATTCCTCCACAAAAGCTTCCCTCCTGGTCTCGAACGGATCTGGAAAGCAGAGAAGATGGCCGTCATGATGATGAGCTTGCTCCACCACATCAAACGGAGAAAAGCAAGAACTCCTATGAAGATCCAAAGCAGCTGCATCACTGGTAGTAGCTGTGGTCGTCGTGGTGGCGGCAGAGGCGACGGTGGCGGTGGCGCAGCCTCTGACCACCGCTTGCAGATCCCAATCTTCCTCCATGAACTCAAAACCCCAAAAGGAGACAAAGCAAAGCGCTGACTTTGGAAgccaaaataaaaagagagagagagattgaggGGTGGAAATGAGTGGAAATCAATTATTTATACAACTATAGAGAGAAAAAGTCTAGAGATAGAAAGCGCTCCGGAGAGAGAAACAAGCGGTATTGTAGAGCCTTTCCCTCTCTAGATAGTGGTTTTGGGGGTTGACTTCTAAATCAAATGTCAAAGGCCTGGTTTGTAAGGAAGAGGGAAAAAGTCCACACGCTGCGTGTTAAGAGACTCGTGAGTTACCGACAAAAGTAgggttttattattaaaaaagtgGAATCCAGTGGGGGTGGGCGCCCCTATCAAGTTGGTGCCCATTTCAGAAAGTGGGGTAACTATCCAACCACACCACGCGCGCGTCGTGGAGCGTGCCCGCCGCAAAGTGCCACTCTCCCGTGGAGATCCGATGTGGATAACCCACAACCGTCATTAAATCCCTTTTCCTTTGGgccaaacaaaatatatatataatagtaaatttttcaaatctttaaaaaataaatcaataaataatgaattttacaT contains:
- the LOC100256849 gene encoding WRKY transcription factor 22; amino-acid sequence: MEEDWDLQAVVRGCATATVASAATTTTTATTSDAAALDLHRSSCFSPFDVVEQAHHHDGHLLCFPDPFETRREAFVEELHDLCRPFFPKSQPISPRTIPISSLSVLGGGFSDQTHQIQQQQKQDPPPSKHSHASSVPSTTHSQSPRSKRRKNQMKKVCHIPAEGLSSDMWAWRKYGQKPIKGSPYPRGYYRCSSSKGCLARKQVERNRSDPDMFIVTYTAEHNHPMPTHRNSLAGSTRQKPVTPPAAATTTASADAVKPSAKPACSSPATSADDELVQQSTSVQSKDLVEDEEDDELGFSDTAVDDDFFMGLEELAEQVTGDCFPDHFPPSFPIPWLANNAATAAGGI
- the LOC100250006 gene encoding pentatricopeptide repeat-containing protein At3g61520, mitochondrial, translated to MSAALTVSSKQSKLLRFLRPQTPPNLSSLLRHLSAEPDHHPPAPPPQNDSSSVVNLVVELLQTTDNDWNEDKLHQLLFPTTSPPPPPHNLLQITRLLGSTAKALKFFNWVQANSPCQDSPLLSFTLEAVFEHASREPNSHNKLLDLFKTSKSHKIPLSVNAATLLIRCFGRAQMVDESFLVYNELCPSRRLTHIRNILIDVLFRKGRVDDALHLLDEMLQPKAEFPPNSNTGHIVFSALSKRDKVGRAVDEEEIVGLVSKFAEHEVFPNSIWLTQLISRLCRSGRTDRAWDVLHGLMKLGGVMEAASCNALLTALGRAREFKRMNTLLAEMKEMDIQPNVVTFGILINHLCKFRRVDEALEVFEKMNGGESNGFLVEPDVITYNTLIDGLCKVGRQEEGLGLVERMRSQPRCMPNTVTYNCLIDGYCKASMIEAARELFDQMNKDGVPPNVVTLNTLVDGMCKHGRINGAVEFFNEMQGKGLKGNAVTYTALIRAFCNVNNIEKAMELFDEMLEAGCSPDAIVYYTLISGLSQAGKLDRASFVLSKMKEAGFSPDIVSFNVLINGFCRKNKLDEAYEMLKEMENAGIKPDGVTYNTLISHFSKTGDFSTAHRLMKKMVKEGLVPTVVTYGALIHAYCLNGNLDEAMKIFRDMSSTSKVPPNTVIYNILINSLCRKNQVDLALSLMDDMKVKGVKPNTNTFNAMFKGLQEKNWLSKAFELMDRMTEHACNPDYITMEILTEWLSAVGETAKLKSFVQGYEVSASAA